A single genomic interval of Chrysemys picta bellii isolate R12L10 chromosome 8, ASM1138683v2, whole genome shotgun sequence harbors:
- the NUDCD2 gene encoding nudC domain-containing protein 2 produces the protein MSGPFEERSGVVPCATPWGCWYQTLEEVFIEVQVPPGTRAKDIQCSLQSRHLALAVRGQEVLKGKLFDCTIADEGTWTLEDRKLIRIVLMKTNRDAGNCWTSLLENEYAADPWVQDQMQRKLTLERFQRENPGFDFSGAEISGNYSKGGPDFSKLEK, from the exons ATGTCGGGCCCCTTTGAGGAGCGGAGCGGGGTGGTGCCCTGCGCGACTCCGTGGGGATGCTGGTACCAAACTCTGGAAGAGGTCTTCATCGAGGTGCAGGTCCCGCCGGGCACCCGGGCGAAGGACATCCagtgcagcctgcagagcaggcaCCTGGCGCTGGCCGTGCGCGGGCAGGAGGTGCTCAAG GGTAAACTCTTTGACTGCACAATAGCTGATGAAGGGACATGGACATTAG AAGACAGAAAATTGATACGTATTGTTCTAATGAAGACAAATAGAGATGCTGGAAATTGTTGGACCTCTCTGTTAGAAAATGAGTATGCTGCTGATCCTTGGGTACAGGACCAGATGCAGAGGAAACTTACACTGGAGAGATTCCAAAGAGAG AATCCtggctttgacttcagtggggcagaaATTTCTGGGAACTACAGCAAAGGGGGACCAGACTTTTCCAAACTTGAAAAATAA